The genomic region ACCGCCCCGGCAAGCAGTTCAAGATCGGCGAGATTGTCATCTCGAACGTGACAGTGCACCTGGACCTGCTCGGCGGTCCCTCCGGGGCCACCAAGCTCACGATCCCCATCCACGAGATCAAGCTCACGAACGTCGGCAGCGACGGCTCGGGCGTAGATATCGCCGAGCTCTCGTCCACCATCCTGCAGGCGATCCTCGCCGCGGCCGTGGACAAGGGCGGCTCCCTCATCCCCGCTGACGTCATGGGCGACCTCAACGCCGGGCTCTCGCAGCTCTCCGGACTCGCCGACGTCGGCGTGCAGGCCATTGGCAAGGTTGGGGATCAGGTCACCCAGCTCGGGGGCCAGCTCGGCAAGTCATTGGGCGATGCCACCAAGGGGGTTGGGGACGCGACCAAGGGCGTCGGCGACGCCGTGAAGGGCATTGGGAACATCTTCGAATCCAAGGACAAGAAGAAGTAGCCGATATGGGTGGGGTGTCACGAACCTGTCTTTGGGTCGTGATCCATGCACGACTTTACCGGACCTCTGGCATCCATCCGTTCATCCGGATATACTGCTGAAAGGCCATACCAAGTCCCTCGGCGAGCCTCCCAATGCACATCCGCGACATCTTCGCCGAGCAGCAGACCACCTTCAGCTTCGAGTTCTTCCCGCCCAAGTCGGAAGCCGCGGCCAGCGAGCTGTTCTCCAACATCGCCGAGCTGGAGAGCCTCCGCCCCACATTTGTCTCCGCCACCTACGGGGCCGGCGGGTCCACCCGCGAACTCACCCACGAGCTGGTCGTCAAGCTGAAGACGACCACCACCCTCGACCCCATCCCGCACCTCACCTGCGTCTGCCACACGCAGCACGAGATCGATGAGATCCTCCTCCGGTACGCCAAGGCCGGCATCACCAACATCATGACCCTGCGCGGCGACGTCCCGAAGAGCCATGACGGCGACCCCTGGAAGGACTTCCGCTACGCCGCGCAGCTTGTCAAGCACATCAGGAAGTTCAACGACCGCTCGCTGCACAAGGACCGTCGCGGCTTCGGCATCGGCGTCGCGGGCTACCCGGAGGGCCACTGCGAGACCCCCAACCGCATGGTCGAGATGGACCGCCTCAAGGCCAAGGTTGATGAGGGCGCCGACTTCATCGTCACGCAGCTGTTCTTCGACAACCGCGACTTCTACGACTTCCGCGCCCGCTGCGAGCTCGCGGGCATCCGCATCCCGATCATCGCCGGCATCATGCCGATCACCTCGGCCGCAGGAATGCGGCGCATGGCCGAGCTGGCGCTGGGCGCCCGCTACCCCGCCCCGCTGATCCGCGCGATCAACCGCACGGGCGGCGAGGAGGAGGCGGTGCGGCGCGTGGGCGTGCACTGGGCCACCGAGCAGTGCCGAGATCTGCTGGACCACAACGTCGCTGGCATCCACTTCTACACGCTCAACCGCTCGACCGCCACCCGCGAGATCTACGCCACGCTCGGCGTGAAGGACTCCCGCGCTCTCCGCGCGTGATGCTGCTGCACTGGCTCCCATTGCGTGCCATGGCGACGTCTTCGTCGCTATGTCCTGCCTCCACTACACTGCACGCGTGAACACCCGCGCCGCCATCGTCATGCTCCTGCTCGCCCTCGCCATCGGTGGCGGTGCGTTCTTCGCGCTCCGCCCCCGCCCCGAGGCCGCGCCCGAGCAGCGCACCTGGCTCGCCCAGCTCGACCCCGCGACGATCGACACCATCACCATCCGCTGGAACGACAACCAGCAGGCATTGCTCGAGAAGACCGCTATGACGGACCTCTGGCTGCTCCGCCAGGGCAGCAGCGCCTGGCCCGTGAGCGCGCGGCGCGTGGGCGCCATGGCCACGCTCCTCCGCGATGTCGACAGTGCGCCCGCGACGGAGAAGGGCGCGACCGACGGGGCCACGGTCACCTTCCGCACGGGCAGCACCGACCGCACGATGTCGATCTCTTCCGGCGTGCTCGGCGGGCGCGCGATCGTCCGTGTGCACGGTGAGCCCGACGTTTACCGCAGCGTCGACGCCCAGATCGCCCGCCTCTTTGAGAAAGACGGCGTCCGCGCCTGGCGCGAAGCCGCGGCCTTCAACACCGGTGACTTCTCCCGCATCCGCCTCCAGACCATCGGCCGCCAGATCATTCTGGCCCGCAACGCCGGGCGGTGGGGAATGCAGGTGCCCGTCGCCGCGCCCGCCGACCAGGAGCGCTGCCAGCAGCTCGCCGGCCAGCTCCCGCGCATCACGCTCTCCCGGTTCATCGATCAGCCGCCCGGGAATGACGACGCGCTCGGCCTCGCCGCGCCCGAGGCACTCATCGACACCGAGACCGACTTCCGCACCGTGGTGAACGGCGACGTGCAGCGCCGCACGCTCCTGCAGCAGCTGAAGGTTGGCGGCCCCGTCGACCCCTCCGGCAAGCTCCACTACGCGAGCCTGCGCGCCGAGTGGCTCGACCCCGCCACGCGCTCCGTCACCCCCGCGTGGGGCCCGGTCCTCGCGGCCATCCCCCGCGAAAGCCTCGATGCCCTCTCCGCCGAGAGCACGCAGTACCTCTCCCGCCTCTCGGTGCAGACCGCCGCCGCCGATGTCGCCCGCCTGACCATCTACCGCGACGACAACGCCCTCAAGGATGAGCGTCCCCCCGCGGCGGTGCCCGACCGCAGCGTTCAGATTGAGCGCTACCTGGAGGAGTGGCGCATCCGCCCGCCGGGCTCGATCCTCCGCGGCCCCTCGCCCACCGAATCCGCCGGCATCGAGTACCTGCTCCGCACGCTGTGCGAGCTGCCCGCGGAGGCGATCGGGCGCGAGGCCCCGCAGGGAACGACCGTGGTCGCGCGCCTCAAGGTCGACGCCACGGGCGCTGGCGAGGACATCGGCGTCGGTATCGCTTCGGTGTCGCCGCCAGCGGACAAGGGCACGCCGCGCCCGGACCCCAAGCCCGCGCTCGTGCTCCGCGTCGGCGGCATCTACCGCGTGTACTTCCAGCAGCCCGCCCTCGACGCGGCCCGCTGGATCGCCGACGCGCTCCCGCCCGAGGGATAAGAAGCCCGACTGATAGGAACCCCGACCGTCAGGGAGGGGACAGCCGCGCCCCGCGGCTGTGCTGTCTTGGCCGCCGGATACCACGCGGCGAGGCGTCGCGTACCGCTCCCTCACGGTTGCGGTTCTTACCCGCTCAGCGCCGACGCTACCTCATGCAACGTCGTCACACCCTGCTTCACCTTCGCGAAGCCGTCATCGAGCAGCGTCGCGAGATCCCCGTCGGCCCGGGCCTTCGCGGCGATCCGCGGGCCGTTCACCCGCTCCATCACCATCGCCCGCACCTCGTCGCTCACGGTGAGCAGCTCGTACACGCCCAGCCGCCCGCGGTAGCCGGTGTTGCGGCAGTTGCGGCACCCCTTGCCCCGCACCAGCGTCTGCCCGTCGGCAAGCGCGAACTCGCGCGGGAACTCCGCCCGCTCGATGGCGGTGGGGGTGTACGGCTCGGCGCACAGCTTGCACACCCGCCGCACCAGCCGTTGCGCCATCACGCCCTCGAGCGAGGACGACACCAGGAACGGCTCCACGCCCATGTCGAGCAACCGCGTCATCGACCCCGCCGAGTCGTTGGTGTGCAGCGTCGAGAACACCAGGTGACCCGTGAGCGACGCCTGCACGGCCGTCTCCGCCGTCTCCTTGTCTCGGATCTCACCGATCATCACGACGTCAGGGTCATGCCGCAGGATCGACCGCAGCCCGCTCGCGAAGTCCAACCCCACCTTGTGGTTCACCTGGATCTGGTTGATCCCGGAGATGTGGTACTCCACCGGGTCCTCGACGGTGATGACCTTGATCTCCTCGCTCACGATGCGGTTGAGCGAGGCGTACAGCGTCGTCGACTTCCCGCTGCCTGTCGGCCCGGTGACCAGCAGGATCCCGTGGGGCCGGTTGATGAGCCGGTCCCAGCGGTCGCGCACGCCCGCGGGCATGCCGAGGTCATCCAGCGACATCAGCACCGCAGTTTTGCTCAGCACGCGCAGCACCACGCCCTCGCCGAAGAGCATCGGGATGACGCTCACGCGCAGATCAAACTCCTGCGGCGGCTGACCCGCGACCCGCGTCTTGAACGTGATGCGGCCGTCCTGGGGCTTCCGCTTCTCGGCGATGTTCAGGTTCGCCATGATCTTGAGGCGGCTGATGATCGCCAGCGCAAAGCGGTGGATCGTCGGGGGCGTGTTCGCCTTCTGCAGCACGCCGTCGATGCGGTAGCGGATGACCAGCTCGTGCTCGTAGGGCTCGATGTGGATGTCCGTCGCCCGCTCGCCGATCGCCTCGGTCAGCAGGTCGTTGACGAGCTTGATGACGCTCGCCTCCTGCGCCTGCTCGATGTCCGCGCCCTCGGCGTCGGGCTTGGCCTCGATGGTCCCCGCCGCCCGGTCCATCGCGTCCAGCGTGTCGCCGCCGACGCCGTAGTGGGCGCGGATGAACCGCGTCAGCTCCTCCTCGTCGGCGAGCACGAGTTCGATGGACGCGCCCGTCAGCAGCCGCAGCTCATCGACAACCGAAAAGTCGGAAGGGTCGCACGTGGCCACCGTCAGCGTGCCGTTCTCCTTGCGGATCGGCACGCACCGCTGCTTGAACACCAGCTTGCTCGGCAGCGCCCCCAGGACCCCCGCGTCAACCTCGGTCGCCCCGAGGTCGACCACCGGCAGGTGGAACTGCTCGCCCACGGCCGCGAGCACCTGCGAACGGCTCGCCATCCCCAGGCGCACCAGCACGCGGTCCAGCCGCTCGCCGCTGGCGCGCTGCTCGGCCACGGCCCGGTCCAGGTCCGGGCGGGTGAGTACGCCGCGTTCAACGAGGTAGGTGCCCAGGGCCATCGGTGATCAGTGTACGTCCCGCGTCAACCCCGGAACCGGCGGTGCCGGTGCGACGGTGTGCCGCCGATCCGCGCGTCCGAGAAGCCTCACGTTCCTGCGTGCTGGCCCTTTGCCGCACGCTCCGCCGCGCGGTTCTTGTCCCAGATGCCCCAGATGATGCACGCGAAGGCCAGCAGGCGCGGGATGTAGACGTAGAAGGTCGTCTCGTCGGTGGGCCCCGTCTTCTCCGGCGTGGTGATCACCGCCTGCGCCAGCCACCCCAGTGCCATCAGCCAGAAGGCCATCGCGAAGATCATGAAGAGCCTGTCGCGCGTGCCCGACCAGAATCGGAAAAAGTACAGCCCGATGGCCGTGGAGCAGGCCACCGCGATCCCCAGCATGAAGTGGATGTACTGCCCCATCAGCCCTCCCGGTCCTTGGACGTGATCAGCGCCCCCAGCATCACCACCAGCCCGACGGTCGCCACCCCGATACGCCACGCCCGCAGATCGACCTCTGTCGGCAGCACAATGCGGTCCACCACCAGGAGGATGCTGTTGAGCGCCAGGGCCGTGAAGCACAGCGCGCTGAACAGCAGCAGTCGCGATTGACTCTTCAAGTACGCCCGCGCCAGCAGTACCGCGCACATCATCGCCGTGAGCGCGCACAACACGTACACCACGTGCGGCAGGAACTCAACCATGAGGCTGCCCTCCCTTCTCGTCCTGATCCGATCCGGCGTCCGGCCCCTGCTGGGGCGGCCCGCTCGGCGGCGGCTCCTTCCGCAGCCTGAACGCATCCGAGAAACTCTGCAGCGCCCGGTTGGGCTTTGTGTAGATCAGCGTGACGACCGCGACCGGGTGCGACTGGTAGGCCCGGGCAAGGTCCTGCACCGTCGCGTGCGTCACCGGGTCGGCGCCGTAGCGGTAACCGCCGGACACCCCAGAAACCTTGACCGCCAGGTGGTACTGGCTCAGCAGCTGCAGCTGCGAGTTGGTCCACGGCTCGGTCACGCGCAGCTCCTTCGCGAGGCTGTGGCTGGTCCACACCTTCGCGGGGTCCCGAAGCAGCAGCAGCAGCACCTCGAGCTGCGCCACTGACTCGATCCGCTCGAGGATGAGGTCACGGACATCGGGTTGGAGTGGCTGGGGCTTCACGGTGCTGTCAGAGCGAAACCAAACCCACGTGGCTTGAAAAGCCGGCCTGCCCCCAGGCGTCGCAACTCTACCGCCCGACCCCCGCCGCGTGAACCCTCATGGGAAGAAAAAGTTTCCTCTCGCGGAGGCGCGCGGCACGCAGAGAAGTGCAAAGACGAGAACTCGTGCGAGCAGTCAGGCCCCGGCCACCGGTTCTCGCATTCCTCCGCGCCTCCGCGAACTCCGCGAGAGGAAAGTCCTCACGCCGGGTACGTCGCGCTGGTGCGGTCCGTCTCCCACACCGTGATTTGCCGCAGCGCGACCCCGCGCGCCTCCGCCGCCACGGCCTCGCGCAGCAGCCCGAAGAACACCTTGGCGATGTTCTCGACCGACGGGTTTACGCCCCCGCGCTCCACGCAGAACTCCTCCGTGTCCACGTTGAGGTGCTTGTGGTCGAAGCGGTCGATGATCGCCCGCTGTGCCACGCGCTCGAGCGTCTGCAGGTCAAACCCCACCCCCGCCGCGTCCCCGACCGGCACCTCCACGCACGCTTCGAACTGGTAGTTATGGCCATGCCCGCTGGGGTTGTTGCACTTGCCGAACAGCTCGCGGTTCTTCTCCGGGCTCAGTGTGGGCACGTTCAGCCGGTGCGCGGCCGCGAAGTCGAACCGCTGCCGCAGCAGCCCCACAGCCCCAACCTGTCCGTCCCTCGTGAGCATTTCCACAGAATAGGTGGGGCTGAGCATCCACCGCACCGACTCCAGCCGCACCGTCCCATTGGGCCCCCGCCTCGCCTCCTCCACGATCTCGCGCTCCAGCCCCGGCAGCGCCCGCGCAAGCAGGGCCAGTGGGTCCACCAGCGCATTGTTTGCGCACGCCTCTTCGACCATTGGTAACACCGCCCGCCTGACGGACTTATCCACGGCCTTGATGTCAATCAAGTAACCGGAGGCCCCGTCCACCTCGCCGCGGCATGACACCAGGAACTCGTAGTGACGCCCCAGTCCCACCATTGACGGCGCTCCCGCGAAGCCGTTGGGGCTCTGGGGAATCTGGGCGCCCGGGGGGTTGATCGCGACTCGCACGGCTCGGGTCAGACGCAGCATTGAAAGACTGTATAGACTTCCCCCAACAAGACGGGCCGTGTGAACCCCTGTGTCTTGCATCTCGTGGGCCGCGAGGCCCCAAACAAGGAGAACGGAACATGAAGAGCGTTGCGATGCTGGCCCTGGTGGCGATGATCGGTGTGTTCGCGGTTGGCTGCGAGAAGAAGCCCGCCAACAACACGACCACCCCGGCCAAGCCCACCAATACCACGCCGGCACCCTCCAACACCACCCCGCCGCCCGCGCCGACCAACACGACCCCGGCTCCGGCCCCGGCCAACTAAGTCTTCACTGACTGCTGCCGCCGCGAGCCGAGAGGCCCGCGGCGTGCTTTATGCCCACCACATCCGGACGTCCCCTGACCAGCCTGGCCCTCGCCGGGTTCGTGTGCGTGATCCTGACCGCCGGTTCGGGGGCCGTCGCCCAGCCGACGCCCGGGCCTCCGCCCGCGCCGCCGGGCGACAAGCCGGCGCAGCCCGCGACGCCGCCGCAGACGAAGCCAACCGAGGAACCCGCACCGCCCGCCGTGAAGCCGGAGCGCAAGCCGCACCCCGCGCGGGACGATTCCGGGAAGCCAGAGGATCGAACGAGGCCCGAGGTCGCGCCCGACGGCAAGGGTGTGGACGTGTTCACGGAGAAGCCCGAGGACAAGAGCAAGAAACCGGAGAACACCGTGTCGCCCTACGTGCTCAACCACACCGTCAAGGACATCAGCGGCAAGGACGTCGACCTCTCCACCTACAAGGGCAAGGTGGTCGTCATCGTCAACGTCGCCAGCCGCTGCGGGTTCACCGCCCAGTACGAGGGGCTGCAGGAGCTGTACGACTCCCGCAAGGACAAGGGCCTGGTCGTGCTCGCCTTCCCCGCCAACGACTTCGGCAAGCAGGAGCCCGGCAGCGAGGCCGAGATCAAGGAGTTCTGCGAGACCAAGTTCAAGGTCACCTTCCCCATGTTCAGCAAGGTGACCGTCAAGGGCGAGAACAAGCACCCGCTCTACACCCAGCTCGCGGCCCAGCCCAAGCCGATCGGCGGCGAGCCGAAGTGGAACTTCACCAAGTTCGTGGTTGACCGCAGCGGCAACGTCGTCGCCCGCTTCGATGCGGAGAAGACCTACGTCGGCACCGCGCAGCTGGAGCCGGGGCTGATCAAGAAGGTTGACGAGCTGCTCGAAGTGAAGCAGTGAGCGCGGTGATCCCGGTTATCGGCGGAGTCCGCCCGCGGCTTGAGCGAGATGGACCTGCAGGTCCAGGAGTCGGGTGGCGCGGTGTTTCGGGGGCCGCAAACAGCCGCAGGTTAAGCCATGACAACCGTTGTACAAGCCACGACAACGGCTGTTGAGGCCTCAACAGCCGCAGGTTAAGCCACGACAACCGTTGTACAAGCCACGACAACGGTTGTTGAGGCCTCAACAGCCGCTGGTTAAGCCACAACAACGGTTGTAGAAGGCTCAACAACGGCTGTGGAAGGCTGAACAATCGTTGTGGGCGGGCCCACGGAACCCGACAACCGCTCCCGGGCCCCATGTGCGGCGGTTTTATCGGGGCCGCACGCCTTGCGCTCAGGCGCTCCCCCGTGCGGGCGCCCGCCGCTCCTCTTCTCCTCCACTCCTTCATTCCGCCACTTCCCACTACACTCCCCCCGTGCCCACTTTCGAGTACCAGGCCCTTTCGTCCGGCGGGAAGAAGGTCGCGGGCGTCCTCGCGGGCGCCAGCGAGCAGGCGGTGCTTGCGGAGCTCGAGACCCGCCGCCTGGTGCCCGTCTCCATCCAGGAGCAGTCCGGCCCCGGAGCGGTGCTCGGCTTTTCCAAAAAACGCAAGGTCGCCGACCGCGCCCTGGGCACCAGCTACACGCAGCTGGCGGACCTCATCCGCGCGGGCGTGCCCCTGCTGCGGGGGTTGAAACTGCTGGCCAGCCGCCGCAGCAACCCCACGCTCGCGGCCGTGTTCAAGGATCTGGCCGAGGGCGTGGAGAAGGGCTCGGACCTGGGGGCAGCGATGTCCCTCATGCCCACCGTCTTCCCGCCCGTGCACGTGGCCATGGTCCGCGCCGGCGAGAAGGGCGGCTTCCTCGAGGACGTGCTCGAGCGGCTGGGCGTGCTTGTGATCAAGCAGGCGGAGCTGCGCAGCAAGGTGATCGGCAACATGGTGTACCCCATGCTGCTCATCCTGCTGGGCGCGGGCGTGGGCGTGGCCATCTTCGGCTTCTTCATCCCCCAGTTCCGCCCCATGTTCGCCAACTTGAAGGGCGGGCTGCCGGTGCTCACCCGCATCGTCTTCGCCATCAGCGACCTCATCGGCAAGTACGGCCTCGTCACCGCCGCAACCCTCGCGGTGGGGGCCTTCGGCGTGTGGCGCGCCCTCCAGCGAGAGGATGTCCGCGAGCGCCTCGAACGCATGCGGACACGGATGTGGGTCATCGGCCCGCTCACCCGCGGCTTCGCCACCGCCCGCTTCTGCCAGCTGCTCGGCACCATGCTCGCCAACGGCGTGCCCATGCTCGCGGCGCTCAAAATCGCCAAGGACGGCACCGGCAACATCCTGCTCACCCGCGCCATCGAGAAGGCGGCGGAAGAGGTGCAGGCCGGCCGCCCCCTGGCTCAACCCCTCGCGGAGTCTGGGCTGCTGGACGACGACGTGATCGAGATGATCGCGGTGGGGGAGTCGGCCAACAACCTCGACGCCGTGCTGCTCAAGGTGGGTGAGTCGATCGAGACGCGCCTGGACCGCATGCTCGCGGCCGCCGTCCGTCTCATCGAGCCGTTGCTGCTGCTGGGCATGGCGGGCGTGGTCGGCATGGTCGCCGCGGCCGTCCTCATCCCCATGAGCAAGCTGAGCAGCTCGCTCGGATAGCTTCTGTGGGTACCCCGCCGCTCCGCGGCGGCTCTTCTCGTTGGACGAACCACCCGCAGAGGAGCCGCCGCGGAGCGGCGGGGTACCCAAACCTTTCATCTCCCACCCGGAATCTTCTTCAAATTCCCGAGCGCGCCCCGGGCCCCGGCAGTATTATGAACACTAACCTCACGCGGGCGCCCGATCGGGCGTTGTTCCCCGTGCGGTTTGCGGTACACTCGCGGCCCCGCCGGGCACGAGGCGCGGCGTAAGTCAGCCAGCGGAGATTCAACTGATGGAGCGTCAGGCTGTTAGCACCCGTTTCCGGAGCCTCAGGTCCACTCGCGGGCTCCGCCGCGCCTTCACCCTCATCGAGGTCATGATCGTCATCCTGATCGTCCTGGCCCTGGGCGGCCTGGTCGCCTGGAACCTCATGGGCACGAAGGAGGAGGCCGACGTCAACCTCGCCAAGATCCAGATGGACCAGATCGGCGAGGCCCTCAAGCAGTTCCGCTTCCGCCACAACCGCTGGCCCACCGACGCCGAGGGCATCGCCGTCCTGTGGGACAAAGAGAAGATGACCGAGGAGAACGACCTCAAGACCTGGAAGAAGCTCCTCGAGAAGCCCGTCCCCAAGGACAAGTGGGGCAACGAGTGGGGCTACCGGCAGGTCAGCGAGCACGGCGACGAGTCCCAGTTCGACCTGTGGTCTTACGGGCCCGACCGTCAGGAGGGCACCGACGACGACATCGTTTCCTGGGAGACTGAGACCGACAGCGGCACAACGGCCGATAGTGGGAGCAGCTCCTCGTCAAGTAGCGGCAGCGGCTCCGGCGGCGGGAACTAAACCCCCGTCGGCGGTGTCTGAGTGAGTGAACGCAGGGGTGGCGGCAGCGGCGGGCGGGCTCGGAATGGAGGCTCGGTCATGAAGCGCGGGTTCACGCTCATCGAACTGATGATCTGCATCGCGGTCCTGGTGGTCATCGCCGCCCTGGTGATGCCGTCGATGGACTCGATGAACGACTCCACGCGCTTCCGCACCGCCTGCGATCAGCTCTCGTCGGTCGCCTCCGTCTGCCGCGCGGAGGCCCGCCGCACCGGCAAGCCCGTGGCGGTGGTCGCGACGACGAACCAGGACGGCACGCAGTCGATCGTGAGCGTGCCGCTGGGCGACGCCGCCGAGGCCCCCGCAGGCACCACGCTCGAGGTTGACTCCCGCGTGCTCATGGTGATGCCCAAGGGCATCTCCATCCATGCTGACGTGGATGGCGCTGACGTGATCGAGCCCGCGCCCGACCAGGAGGTCAGCATCGACCCGGTCGACGAGGCCACCCAGTCACTCATCATTTACTGGGCCAACGGCGCGGCCACCGCGCAGGCCCCCATCAAGGTCAAGGGCCCCGGCGGTCGCGTCGCCGGCGCCAAGGTCAACTCCTTCACCGGCACCGTCACCGTGTCCGAGGAGCCCGCCGAGACCGCCGCCACCGTCGCCCAGGCCGATGACGAGGGCGGCGAGCCCGAGACCTCCGGCGACGAGCCCGCGGAGACCACCGCGGCCAATGACACCACCGACAACGACGACACGCGCAGGCCCGACGTGTCGATGGACCCGTGACGGCGTTCGCCGCTCACGCGCTGGAGTTCGCATGTCGAGGACGGCACTGACCAACCGAGCACGCCGGCGGTGGGGGAGGGGTGCCATCCTGCTCGAGTGCGTGCTCGCCCTCGCCTTGTTCGTGGCCGCGGGGCTGACGATTATGGGCATGATGGACCGCGCCGCGTCATCGGTGGCCGACACTCGCGACTACGAGATTGCCGTGGACGTCGCCCGCAGCGCGATGGCCCAGATCGAGGCCGGCATCGCCTCGCCCGAGACCCTCAACGGCCCCGTCCCGCAGTGGCGCGACGCCATGGACGCCACCTTCGATGATGACCTGCCCGACGAGAGCGGCTGGAACCTGGAGATCACCACCGAGCCCAGCCAGTTCGACGGCCTCACGAAGGTCAGCGTCCGCGCCTTCCGTCAAGACCCCGGCTCCGAAGACGAACTCGTCTCCTACACCCTGCACCAGCTCGTGCGCCTCACCGAGGGAGGTGCAAGTTGAGCCAAGCACACTCCCGCCGCGCGTTCACGCTCATCGAAGTCCTTATCGCCCTCTCCCTCATCCTCTTCCTCAGCGGCTCGCTCCTCTCCTACCTCTATTCGCTGCTCGAGCGCCGCGACACGCTTACCAAGGCCGCCGCCCAGCAGTCCGCCGCGGCCTCGATCTTCGAGCAGCTCGAGCACGACCTCGCCACCACCTTCGCCTCCGACGCCTCCGGCACCGCCGGCGTCAAGGGCGACGAGACCTCGCTCACCGTCCGCTGCCGCGGGACCAACCTCCTCTCCCGCGGCGCCGACCTCACCGATCTCCAAGGCTGCGAGCTGCGCTTCAGCGGCGGCACGCTCACCGCACGCCGCCTCTCCCAATCCCCCGGCAGCTTCGAGACAGTGGCCGACGGCGTCGAGCGCCTCCAGCTCCGCTACTTCGACGGCACGGAATGGCTTGAGTCATTCGACAGCGCCCGCACCGGCGAGCTGCCCGTCGCGATCGAGGCGTCGCTCTGGTTCGGCGAAGCCGCGCCCGCCGGCGACGAAGGCGCGCCCGCCCCAGACGAGGCCCCCCGCGCCCCCGACCGCACCCGCACCATGGTCGTGCCCGACGGCCCCGTCGCCGCGTGGAAGGCGGGCGCCTCATGACCCGCGCCGCAAGCTCACACCAAACGCTCGCTAACAAGGCCCGGCGCGCCGCCGTCCTCCTCGCCGTCATGCTCATCATCGTCATCGCCGCGCTGGTGGGCACGTCCGTGCTCTATACCGCCGACGCCCAGCGCGGCAGCGCGACCCTTACGCTCCAGCAGGCCCAGCTCCGCGCCGTCGCGTGGTCGGGCGTGCAGGGCGCCATGGCCCAGCTCGCGAGCCAGCGCGACGCCCTCCTCCGCGCCGAGGCCCCCGCGCTCACGACCGAATGGTCGCTCTTCGAGGGCTCCACCTCCGGCGACATCCGCCTCTCCCCACTCGACCCCAGCCAGCCCGACGCGGCAACCTCCGTGAGCGAGTCCGCCAAGCTCGACCTCAACACCGCCACCGCCCCCATGCTCGCCAAGCT from Phycisphaerales bacterium harbors:
- a CDS encoding prepilin-type N-terminal cleavage/methylation domain-containing protein, whose amino-acid sequence is MSQAHSRRAFTLIEVLIALSLILFLSGSLLSYLYSLLERRDTLTKAAAQQSAAASIFEQLEHDLATTFASDASGTAGVKGDETSLTVRCRGTNLLSRGADLTDLQGCELRFSGGTLTARRLSQSPGSFETVADGVERLQLRYFDGTEWLESFDSARTGELPVAIEASLWFGEAAPAGDEGAPAPDEAPRAPDRTRTMVVPDGPVAAWKAGAS
- a CDS encoding prepilin-type N-terminal cleavage/methylation domain-containing protein produces the protein MKRGFTLIELMICIAVLVVIAALVMPSMDSMNDSTRFRTACDQLSSVASVCRAEARRTGKPVAVVATTNQDGTQSIVSVPLGDAAEAPAGTTLEVDSRVLMVMPKGISIHADVDGADVIEPAPDQEVSIDPVDEATQSLIIYWANGAATAQAPIKVKGPGGRVAGAKVNSFTGTVTVSEEPAETAATVAQADDEGGEPETSGDEPAETTAANDTTDNDDTRRPDVSMDP